Proteins co-encoded in one Papaver somniferum cultivar HN1 chromosome 5, ASM357369v1, whole genome shotgun sequence genomic window:
- the LOC113279346 gene encoding uncharacterized protein LOC113279346, whose protein sequence is MEEWGLRKILVDSGSSVEVLFYDTFKRMELSDDILVPSTYRIYGFNGTVTILKGEVTLRVSDGGGYLDTLTTFCVVDVSSPYEAIIGRPWIAVIKGVASAYHQRLQFPTYKGIAEVIGDPQTARQCMQVDAQINEERRARQRGDKKRAKEAKVAEELERVISQAVMTYEAQGNEPS, encoded by the coding sequence ATGGAGGAATGGGGGTTAAGAAAGATACTAGTAGATAGTGGGAGCTCAGTCGAAGTACTCTTCTACGATAcgttcaaaaggatggagttgtCAGATGATATACTCGTCCCATCGACATATCGTATCTACGGTTTTAATGGGACCGTAACCATCCTAAAGGGCGAAGTAACTCTAAGGGTATCGGATGGAGGTGGTTACCTAGATACTTTAACCACATTCTGCGTGGTTGATGTCTCCTCGCCCTATGAAGCTATAATCGGAAGACCATGGATTGCGGTaatcaaaggagtggcatcgGCCTATCATCAAAGGCTACAATTCCCAACGTACAAGGGGATAGCTGAGGTCATAGGAGATCCACAGACAGCCCGACAGTGCATGCAGGTCGATGCCCAGATAAATGAGGAGCGGCGAGCACGACAAAGGGGAGATAAGAAAAGGGCTAAAGAAGCCAAAGTCGCAGAAGAACTGGAAAGAGTTATTTCGCAGGCAGTCATGACTTACGAAGCACAAGGAAACGAGCCTTCATAG